The segment TTGTATCCATGAGACTGCTCATTTTCTTCGCCTTGTGGCGTAGTGTCTTCCTCACAGGTGATCCAGGTGTTCCATGGAGTCGGTCCTCCTGCGCAGTTGCGATTGGTACCGATCAGGCTTAAAAACTGCTTCTCTACTTCCTGCTTCTCTTCGTCAAATACCACAGTGGTCGTACCCCCAAGACTTGGATTTTTCCCAAATCCATGGTCATAAAACTGCTCTTTGTGCAACAGATCAAACAGCTCCAAATCTTTGCCAAATGGACCAAATTCTATGGGTTTAGGGCTGTTCTCATGGTTGCGGATGAGGACGACTTTCCCATCCAAATCAAAAGCCGCCATACCATCCGCTCTGCTCGGTACAAAGAATCCATCTGACATTTTCTGTCCCCATTGGGAGATGATCTTTGCCTCGAATCCTTTCGGCAATTCCAACCATTGATTGGCAGCTGTCATGGTTTCATTTTTGGCAAACGAACAATGGGTCAGGTACTGTGCTAGTCCGGCAAACCCTATGGAAACTACTGCAGACTGTTTGATAAATTTTCTTCGTGAATTCATTGTGCTTGGTTGAGATTGATAGATACAGGATTGCTTCTTTCGTAGGTCGAGCTATCAAATGTGACTTGGAAAGTACTGAATGGATTGATTTCTTTGACATAGTAATCTGTCGTGATCACCTGTGCGCCTGAGCGTTTGGCAGCCTCGAATCGCTCGTAGTTGTTCTTCCTCGCTTCATCTGTATTGGCATCTGCGCGGGTTCTGACCATGTAGCCCTTTTTGACTCGCTCTCTGATTTCCTGCTCCTGCTCAATCGGATCATTCATGATGAAAAATGCAGCCATAGGGTGTGTCTCTTCTACATCCACGAACATTGGTTTGCTCGCTACGTCACCTTGCAAATACTGCTCAGTTAGTTCACGACCTGCATCGAAGACAAACAAGACTTTCCCTCTCGAAGCGTCCAATGCTGGCCAGCCAGTAGTCAAGACCGCTTCCCTCAAACTCGCTGCTGATCCCTGTACCAGTCCAGGGGTGATCAGCTCTTCATCTGCAAATACAGCTGCGATCTCCGCATCCAAACTATCCAAAGCCTGTGCATCGAAAGCCGTCACTTCGGTATATCCTGGCTTGTTGATACCGGAGTTCTTAGGATTGATCGTGATGATGATAGGGAAATGGGTAGGATTTGCCATAGACCAGGTCCGTACATCCGACAAACACCCCTTGAAAGTCAAACAGTGACTCCTAAAGTCAATGTCCGGGATATGAAACGTTTTGATACCCCGAGTCGACAACTCATGAGCCGTATCGAATGGTAAGGCTGGGATTCCCAGAGAATCCATCAACTGCAAAGCCAAAGGCTGCTGAAAACGCCCTCCTTCTGGGTCATACACGACATCTATTTCCAGATTCCTCAGTCCCAAATCCAACTGCTGATCGAGTGGCAGGTGTTTGTAGTCCAAGCCCATCGCACCAGAGTCTTCTTGAATCAACAATTGCATCAGGGCGGGTTCTATACCGCTCTTGTAGCTGTTGTGGCTACCGATGACTTGCATTTGGTTGAGCTTGATTGGTTCTTGGGTTTCTTGCTTGGGTTGACAGGCGATTGCTGTCAGGAAGAGAAAGAATATGGGAGTCAAATGTTTCATGAATATAAAATGATTAATTGCTAATTTCTTTTGGGTTGGGTGAATCATTGGTGCGTTAAGGTTAGACTATCCATCAATTGATTTTCCAGATCATAAGCTCTGAATATCAATGATTTATCTTGTACTGTGGCGATACCATAGTGGTGTTTTTTGATGACGGTATCCATGACTGGCCAGTCGGATAAACCCGAAGGTTCGAGTCCACCACCTCCGCCACCTACAACCAGAAACGCTGTCTTTTGCGCTCCAAACTGACGGATCAATCGCTCATAGTCATGGCTGTGTCCAGCGACCACTAGATCGATGCGAGTGGATTCAAAAAGCGGCTCTAGGAGTTCCAATATAGATACCTCACCGTGATAGCCTGGCCAACCTTGTGAGTAAGGCGGATGATGCAATACAATCCATCGCCACTCCGCTGACACCCAAGCGGATGAATGAATCTGCTCAATAAACCAATCGTACTGCGCAGAGCCCTCTGGTATCCCAACAGGAAACCGTTCATCAGGATCCAATGCAATGAAAACACAATTGCCCTCTGTCCATGAGAAATATTGCTTTTGATGAGGCAAAGCAGCGAACTCAAAGTAATTCTTTGGATTAAGGTCATCGTAGTACCCATCATAATCATGATTGCCCGGCACTGGATAATGCACAAAAGTGGACTGACTCAAGGCCTCTACAAACTGTAAATATGCGAAGCGGTCACTGCCCTGATCGACAAGATCCCCTGCTCCTAAACCGAAGGTGGGTTCATGTTCATTCATACGAGATATAAGCTTACTAAAAGTAGCCCATCCTCCTTGGCTATCTCCCCAGAGTGCCAATTGGAAAGTGTCCTTTACCATTTGTTTTTGGAAACTGTAGATCTGCGATTGCGTCTTTCCTTGTTGTATTTGGTAATAGATTTTGTTCTCAAAGGACTGGAAAGCTGTGAGAAAATTTCCCAAAACACCAGAGACCGTTTTGTTTTGGTTGAGATCCAAAGAATCTTTTCCGAATCGGACAGTTGCCTGCTCTATTCCCTCAGATTGCCACCTTAGATAGAGACTATCATTGGCTGATTGCCAGTAGGGATCGGTGAGTATGGCTGGATATGCTGACAAATCTGCTTGTTTCAAATCTGGATGAATCAAGCTGAGCTTTCGCTCTATGATCCACTGATCGTAATGTTTTTGTTGGGTGCTCTGATAGTCTGACCAGTCCTTTTGAGCAATCCATTGGACACTTCTGAGTCCGCCCTCCATGGCATTGTTGAGCACTCGAATCGTAATTTCTGTAGGTTGATTGGATGTAGCGTGAATGGGGAAATATTCTCCTGTCAATCGATGAACACGCTGGCCATTGAGCCAAAGCTGTGCGCCATCATCGGCACGAATGTGCAGTACGCCGTTATCGAATTGCACAGAGGTTCTGTACCAAATCGGTGAATTGGGCAGTAGGATTCGATGTGGGAGTGTAATAGGTACAGCACTATCAAAGGACGGTATGGTGGGATTTAATCCTCCGACCATATCACTGGTCAGCACCTGCCAGTCTTGATTGACATCCACACCAGCCATCACAGGTAGATGCATCAGAGAATCCAGCCTTGCATTGGCTTTCAAGTCTCCTAGTAACACATCCGAATAAGTAAGAATGGGTAAATGAGTCTGAGGGCTACTACACCCCCAGACAAACAAAATTACAAACGTAACAACTAGTCTATTCATGAATCACTACTTCTGAATTGCTCCCTTGATTGCTTCACCAGCTTTAGGTTGCTTGTACTTTTCTCCCAGAGCCTCCATGACAGTGCGCGCCACTTGGTTTTGGTAAAACTGCCCTTCTTCTTTGATTTCGCCCTTCGCAGGTGAATCTGGTCCCATCACTGCTATCCAGATTTCACCAGCATCTTTGATGCGGTTGCCATGGTGCTGCCAAGTTTTCTTTGGGTGTGTGCCACGTCCGTGATCCGTTGTGATGATGAGTGTCGTCTTACCTTTGTACTGTTCCTGAGACTGTGCATAATCCCATAGCTCTTTGATGTAAGCATCCGTTTGCTTCGCAGACTTCAAATACTGGTCGTACTCGCCATCATGAGCAAAATCATCCGTCTCACCATAGGCGACATAGAGTACCTTAGGCTTGTTTTTCTTCATGTATTCCATGGCATAGTGATGGGTAAACACATCCAACCGAACGCCACCCCAAGGCCCTCTGATTTCGTCTTGAATCTTGTTCAAGAAAGATTCGGTCTCGCTAGGGCTGTCGGTTGCTTTTTCAAACCCGGCATTGATTGGGAGACCACTGCGCTCCCTGTTGATGATGTAGGGGAACACATCCCAAGACCCGAAAGCAGCCACTTGCCCCTTGTATTTTTTGGTATTGTTGAGATGCTCTAGAATGGTAACATTGGGATTGTTAATTTTATCGTTGCTACTGATATTTTCGTCATCTGCAAAGCCTGTCAAAATCTCGTTGTACCCTGGATATGAAAACCACATCTGGTTGCTGCAATCTACCTTATTCCCATACTTCCTATTGCCGTAGAGTTGCCCCTCTACTGCGATGGTGTTCCAAAAGAAAGGCATCAGCATTTCTCTTCTTTGTAGTGGATCATTGACCCAAAACTCCTCAGTGAGCTCTTCTGGATTCTCGACATATTTAGAATCATCGACAAGCAGGGAATCTGCTCCTCCGAACAATTCTTGCCATCTCAGACCATCAAGAGATACGAGTATGATATTTTCTGTTTTTTGTGCCATACCCATCACTGAGAATAGACAAAACAGACACAGTATTGATATTTTTTTCATATTTCTTAAAACAATTATTATTTGAATTCGAACACCCTTTTTACTAAAGTATGAGGTTCGTATTCTCATTGAACCTCATACTTATTTGTGTTTTCCTACTACAGTCTGCCTTTATAGCTCAATCTAACCGTCGTTGACCCCTCCGAAGATTTGACTATCTCCAAAATTCTAATTACAGCATATTCATTTGACTTACTAGTAGGCTTTCCTACTTTTATCAAAATAGAAATATCTGATATACCAACCGTCAAATCAGAAATCTTCGAAGAAGGTGTGCCCATAGCATATGCATCTCTGACCGATTGAAAATCAGCTGTCTCAAAATCAAAATCTTCTGAAATCACATACTCAGTACCTGAAACAGCATTTGATATCAACTCAAGAGTATTAGCATTACTTACCAAAATAACATCCTGATTTTCAGCATCTATATCATCTTCAGAACCAATCATCATAGATGATAAATTGAAGGAATTGGCTCCATCTAGGGTTAATATTTCCTCTCCAACTGAATTCAATTCTATGGGAATGACAAGCATTTCAATTTCTTGAGCGGCCATTAAACCCGCCTCTGAAACAATCTCTGATCGAAAGTATATTTTAGTATTAAGACCTAAATCACTTTCTTTTGGGACTACAAAAGAATATTCTCCGTCAAAAGTCAAACTGCTCAAAGCCTGACTATAAACTTCTTGAAATGTATCTTCAGTCTCGTATTTTCTAAATAATTTGATGGATTTAATATTTGTTTGACGAGTAGATGCTTTGATTTGTACTGTTGCAGTCGAATCATTGTGTACCGTAGCAGGTGCTTTAGTAGACATAGGCTCAGCTTTAGTAATAGAATATTTGGTTCTAAATTCATTTCCAGTATTCGCATCCTCAGCAATAACATCTATTCGATTAGCGTCTTTGATCTCCGACCAAGTTGTCTGAATTGTTGCAATACCATTTGAGAAATTTACTGTCCCCAAATTAATTACAGTCCCTTCTAAAATGGCTTCTACATTGGCAGACTGCAAATCGACAGACTCCACCTCAATCGTCAAATTATCAATAGCCGTCCACTCACCAGATGAATATGGAAATAAAACCTCCGTAAATGGTTCAAAAGCAAAATCCTCTTCACGGTCATCATAACAGCCAAATGCGAGTACCCCTAACACCATTATTAATATTATTCCTTTATACTTTTTCATTTTTATATTTTTTAGAAGTGTATATTTTATTTGACATCCCACCACACTTTCGTGTTGAGATTGTCTGGCCCCTGACGAGCGATCACTGCATCGTAATTGTCTTTATTGAGTGCCTGTACATCGGTTGGATAGATGAATCTCACAGGTACCGTAGGCTGAACTGCTCCAGACCCTGGCGTAATCGTCGGGTAGCCAGTTCTTCTCCAGTCAAACCATGCTTCCATACCGCTAAAAAACAATGCGATCCATTTTTGTGTCCCGATTTTCTCCAAAAGCTCTTCTTGTGTGCCAGTATAGGCTACATCTGCTTGTGTGAAATAAGTCGCGTCTGGCTCTACTGCAGCACTGATTTCAGTATAGCCACCCACATCTAGTCTAGAAATATAGTAGTCAAATGAAGATTGGATACCATTCATATAGTAAGTCTTAGCATCACCAGTCGAGATAAATCCACGCTCTCTCGCCTCTGCCAATACAAACTGCAACTCAGAATAGCTCATCAAGATCGATTGTCTTGCTATCGGTGAAGCCAAATCATCACATGCAGAACAAGAGAACATCAAACCCACACGTGAGATGTAATTCGATCCACCTTTGTCAGCCTCTCCAGTAGGAGAATAAGCCAATGCTTCTTCATCAGCTAGGCCATTAGGTACTCCTTGATAATCATCCAAAGTACCGACCAATCCTGCTCCAGAATTAGTCGTAGGTTGTGCATACGCATAAAGTCTGTTATCACCTAGTGACTTCAGGATTGTCTCCATGTTTTCACTCAATCTGTATTCATCATACGAACCAGAACGAGTGGTATAAAGTGGCTGCTGGTTCGGATTGTCCTGCAAGTACTGCAAAGCAGCATTGTCAACATTTCCTGTCATGATCGGATAAGTCGTAGGATCACTTATGATGGTCTGCATAGCTGTGCTAGGATCTACTCTATCAGACAACCTCATGTGAATTCTCAACAAAAGTGAATTGGCAAACTTCTTCCACATCATGATCTCCCCATCAAATAAAATGTCACCCTCTATCCCAGCAGATGATGGATCAAGCAAGGTATTAGCAGTTTCTAAATCTGCAATAATGCCCTTGTAGATATCTTCTTGGGTATCAAAAGTAGGCAGGTTAACACCTGATTTGGCTGAAGTTGCTTCAGAATATGGCAAATCTCCATAGGTGTCTGTCATAATCGAATACATCCATGATTTCATCACCAAGGCAACACCCTTGTAGTTATCATTACCTGACTCTTCTGCAATAATGATGATGTTTTGTACATCACGCATAGCTCCAAAATAGGGATTATATGGATCAGATTCTGGTCCCCAGTTGTATCTATCTTCGTTTGTAAACTGGATTTTAGCAGAATACTGCATCACAACATTACCATATCCCCATGCCAAATCTGCACTTTGAGAAACACCACTCCTGATCACTGTCGGCAACAGCAAGTATGCAGGTACTGATTCAGGGCTATTTGGGTTGGTATTTACCTGTTCGAAATCATCGTCACAAGAGGTCACTGTCAACACGACAGCCAGCACCCATGCTATTAGTTTTATATTAAATATTTTCATCTTTCTGTTTTTAGAAAATTAAGAAGTATGCTTTCTGCTTAAAGATTGATATT is part of the Reichenbachiella agarivorans genome and harbors:
- a CDS encoding phosphatidylinositol-specific phospholipase C1-like protein, whose amino-acid sequence is MKHLTPIFFLFLTAIACQPKQETQEPIKLNQMQVIGSHNSYKSGIEPALMQLLIQEDSGAMGLDYKHLPLDQQLDLGLRNLEIDVVYDPEGGRFQQPLALQLMDSLGIPALPFDTAHELSTRGIKTFHIPDIDFRSHCLTFKGCLSDVRTWSMANPTHFPIIITINPKNSGINKPGYTEVTAFDAQALDSLDAEIAAVFADEELITPGLVQGSAASLREAVLTTGWPALDASRGKVLFVFDAGRELTEQYLQGDVASKPMFVDVEETHPMAAFFIMNDPIEQEQEIRERVKKGYMVRTRADANTDEARKNNYERFEAAKRSGAQVITTDYYVKEINPFSTFQVTFDSSTYERSNPVSINLNQAQ
- a CDS encoding metallophosphoesterase family protein gives rise to the protein MNRLVVTFVILFVWGCSSPQTHLPILTYSDVLLGDLKANARLDSLMHLPVMAGVDVNQDWQVLTSDMVGGLNPTIPSFDSAVPITLPHRILLPNSPIWYRTSVQFDNGVLHIRADDGAQLWLNGQRVHRLTGEYFPIHATSNQPTEITIRVLNNAMEGGLRSVQWIAQKDWSDYQSTQQKHYDQWIIERKLSLIHPDLKQADLSAYPAILTDPYWQSANDSLYLRWQSEGIEQATVRFGKDSLDLNQNKTVSGVLGNFLTAFQSFENKIYYQIQQGKTQSQIYSFQKQMVKDTFQLALWGDSQGGWATFSKLISRMNEHEPTFGLGAGDLVDQGSDRFAYLQFVEALSQSTFVHYPVPGNHDYDGYYDDLNPKNYFEFAALPHQKQYFSWTEGNCVFIALDPDERFPVGIPEGSAQYDWFIEQIHSSAWVSAEWRWIVLHHPPYSQGWPGYHGEVSILELLEPLFESTRIDLVVAGHSHDYERLIRQFGAQKTAFLVVGGGGGGLEPSGLSDWPVMDTVIKKHHYGIATVQDKSLIFRAYDLENQLMDSLTLTHQ
- a CDS encoding sulfatase-like hydrolase/transferase, encoding MKKISILCLFCLFSVMGMAQKTENIILVSLDGLRWQELFGGADSLLVDDSKYVENPEELTEEFWVNDPLQRREMLMPFFWNTIAVEGQLYGNRKYGNKVDCSNQMWFSYPGYNEILTGFADDENISSNDKINNPNVTILEHLNNTKKYKGQVAAFGSWDVFPYIINRERSGLPINAGFEKATDSPSETESFLNKIQDEIRGPWGGVRLDVFTHHYAMEYMKKNKPKVLYVAYGETDDFAHDGEYDQYLKSAKQTDAYIKELWDYAQSQEQYKGKTTLIITTDHGRGTHPKKTWQHHGNRIKDAGEIWIAVMGPDSPAKGEIKEEGQFYQNQVARTVMEALGEKYKQPKAGEAIKGAIQK
- a CDS encoding SusD/RagB family nutrient-binding outer membrane lipoprotein: MKIFNIKLIAWVLAVVLTVTSCDDDFEQVNTNPNSPESVPAYLLLPTVIRSGVSQSADLAWGYGNVVMQYSAKIQFTNEDRYNWGPESDPYNPYFGAMRDVQNIIIIAEESGNDNYKGVALVMKSWMYSIMTDTYGDLPYSEATSAKSGVNLPTFDTQEDIYKGIIADLETANTLLDPSSAGIEGDILFDGEIMMWKKFANSLLLRIHMRLSDRVDPSTAMQTIISDPTTYPIMTGNVDNAALQYLQDNPNQQPLYTTRSGSYDEYRLSENMETILKSLGDNRLYAYAQPTTNSGAGLVGTLDDYQGVPNGLADEEALAYSPTGEADKGGSNYISRVGLMFSCSACDDLASPIARQSILMSYSELQFVLAEARERGFISTGDAKTYYMNGIQSSFDYYISRLDVGGYTEISAAVEPDATYFTQADVAYTGTQEELLEKIGTQKWIALFFSGMEAWFDWRRTGYPTITPGSGAVQPTVPVRFIYPTDVQALNKDNYDAVIARQGPDNLNTKVWWDVK